The window AAGTCGGACAGAAGTTATGGCGCTATATATCTCCTGTCGGTAAATCATTTCTTCCATTGAAGCATCCTAGTCACGCTCTACCATTTGGTTTCATTTGGGGGTGGTTACCATGTGGCCTTGTTTATTCTATGCTTACATGGGCGGCCGTATCAGGAAGTTGGTATAACGGAGCGGGTATCATGCTTGCTTTCGGTTTAGGGACCCTTCCTGCGATGCTCACGGTTGGAATGGGTGCAAATTTCCTCAAAAAACTGCAACAAGCTGACTTATTTCGTCAGTTTGGTGCAATTTTAATCCTCATTTACGGTTTCTATACCGGTTATATGGCGCTACAGCTTATCATTTATACCGTATAGCGGTGTCTTTAATCAGGTTTTTTTACTACCCTTTAGGATTAAGGAATGCTAAAATATTGACGTATATCAAATAGTGAAAGATTGTTATGATTTCTGAAAAGCCTGTGACGAAACGTGTTCAGTCTGGTGGCTGTGCGATCCATTGCCAGGATTGTAGTATTAGCCAGCTCTGTATTCCGTTTACTTTGAATGAATCTGAACTCGATCAACTTGATCAGATCATTGAGAGAAAAAAGCCTATTCAAAAAGGCCAAGAGTTATTTAAAGCCGGTGACGAGCTTAAATCTCTATACGCTATTCGCTCTGGAACGATCAAGAGCTACACGATTACCGAGCAAGGTGATGAGCAGATTACTGCATTCCATCTAGCGGGCGATCTTGTTGGCTTCGATGCGATTACTGGTGACATGCACCCTAGTTTCGCACAAGCGTTAGAAACTTCTATGGTATGTGAAATTCCATACGAAATTCTAGACGACCTATCAGGAAAAATGCCTAAATTGCGTCAGCAAATTATGCGCCTGATGAGTAATGAGATTAAAGGTGACCAAGAAATGATTCTGCTTCTTTCTAAGAAGAACGCGGAAGAGCGTCTTGCTGCATTCCTTTACAACCTTTCTACTCGTTTCTCTCAACGTGGCTTCAGCCCACGTGAGTTTCGCCTAACGATGACTCGTGGCGATATTGGTAACTACCTTGGTTTGACTGTTGAAACAATTAGCCGTCTTTTAGGTCGCTTCCAAAAAGCAGACATCTTGAGCGTTAAAGGCAAATATATCACTATCGAAGATCACGATGCGTTGATGGAACTTGCTGGCGTTTCAAAAGAATAGTCTAGATATCAATGATGTAGTTCAATAATGAGCTACATCATGTTTCTCTCTTAAAACCTCTTATATTTCTCTTATTCTCTCCATAACTACGCTACATTATTTATATGTTCGGTCTGAAAAGTAGGCTTAGTTATGAGTATCTATAACAAAATTTTAGTTGTCGCAGACATTAATCACGATGAGCAACCAGCTCTAGTTCGTGCTATCCAACTTGCCAAGAAAAGTACATCAACAAGCTACATCACTTTCTTTTTATCGATCTACGATTTCTCGTATGACATGACATCAATGCTCTCTGTCGATGAAAGAGACGCAATGCGTAAAGGCGTAATTCATCAACGTGAAATTTGGATGAATAAAGTGGCGGTTCCTTACCTTGATGATTCCATTGAATTTAACGTGCAAGTGGTTTGGCATAACCGCCCGTATGAAGCGATCATTGCAGAGGTTTACAGTGGCGAGCATGACATCCTAATCAAAGGTACGCGTAAGCACGATACCTTAGAGTCCGTCATCTTTACTCCAACTGACTGGCATTTATTGAGAAAGTGCCCTAGTCCTGTGCTATTGGTTAAAAATGATTTCTGGCCAGAACATGCGAAAATTTATGCATCAGTTCATGTCGGCTCTGAAACAGAAACTCACTTAGAGCTCAATGATACGATGGTCGATAGATTACTTGAGATCACCGGTCGTTTGGATGCTGACCCGTTCTTGGTGAATGCCTACCCAGTGACACCTGCGAATATCACAATCGAACTGCCAGAGTTTGACCCAACCTCTTATACTGACGCGGTTCGTGGTCATCACTTAACAGCGATGAAAGCGTTGCGCCAGAAACACGGTATGAGTGAAGAGCAAACTGTTGTTGAGCAAGGCTTGCCAGAAGATGTTATTCCTCGTGTCGCATCTGAAAACAACGCTGCTATGGTGATTCTTGGTACAACTGGCCGTACTGGCTTGTCTGCCGTGTTTATTGGTAATACTGCGGAACATGTAATCGACAAGATTAACTGTGACGTACTTGCTCTTAAACCGTCGGGTTACGTAAGTCCACTTGATCCCAATTTGTCTATAGGTTAATACCCTATAGCTGATTTAAAATCATAAAAAAACGCCTCAAGCACTGCTTGAGGCGTTTTTATTTATCTAGAGTTTCCGCCAATCCAAATACAGAATCGCGAATATCTTGTTATACGTTAGTCACGTCGATGAACATTGATTCATCAATATTTGAAGAGGAAACTTCAGCTTCTTCGAATTCGTAGGCCTTGCGATCTTCACTACGGTCTAGTGGAAGGTTTACGAAATCAAACAGCTCTCGGTCAGCCAGTTGGCTTGGACTTACGTTCTGAATTGACTTGAAGATCTTCTCAACACGACCTGGCGTTTTCTTATCCCAATCAATCAACATCGCTTTAATGTTCTGACGCTGTAGGTTCTCTTGAGAGCCACACAGGTTACATGGAATGATTGGGAACTCTAGGTGCTCTGCGTATTGAATTAAGTCTGTTTCACGACAATAAGTCAGTGGGCGAATAACAACGTTACGGCCATCATCAGAGCGTAGTTTTGGTGGCATTGCCTTCAAGCGTGCACCGTGGAACATGTTCAGGAACATCGTCTCAACAATATCATCCAGGTGGTGACCAAGAGCAATTTTAGTCGCCCCAATTTTCTCTGCAAACGAGTACAAAGTACCACGACGAAGACGAGAACATAGACCACAAGTTGTTTTACCCTCTGGCACTTTCTCTTTTACTACTGAGTACGTATCTTTATCTACGATGTAGTAAGGAATGTTCAGGGTTTCAAAGTATTCAGGAAGAATGTGCTCAGGAAAGCCAGGTTGTTTTTGGTCTAGGTTTACGGCAACAACATCGAATTTGATTGGTGCAGCTTCACGTAAACGTAGCAAAATATCTAGCATCGCAAATGAATCTTTACCGCCACTAATGCATGCCATTACTACGTCATTCTCTTCGATCATGTTGTAGTCAACGATGGCATTTCCAACATTTCGTCTCAGACGTTTCTGAAGCTTGTTGAATTCAAGTGTTTCTTTTTTATTTTCGTTTTGGTTCATTGCGACTCTCACACCGTCGTATTACCGACTGTAGATTGCTAGTGGGACTGTTTTAGGGCGTGGATTATACGGATTTTTATTTGATGTTGAAATAGTAACTGCAGGATTAACAAGCTGAGTATTAGTAAGATTCCTCTTCTTTTGAGCTTTAAGCTATCTAAACGGTTAGATAAACGCGTCTTAACAAATTCGAGGTTTGTATAGCAGACAAAGAAAAGCAGCCTTCTCTAAAAGATCAGGCTGCTTAAGAACTACTGCCTCAAAGCGTAGGAAATGCTTCTAGTTAGACTTATTGCGCGGGAATGTACGGTAATACACGAACCGTTGGCTCTGGTAAAGTGATGCTGTCACTTCCAGTCAGCTCTTCTAAGGTGAATTTAGCACGTCCCTCTTTAATTGGGATTTGTTTACCGTTAGATAGAGCAATGTTGCCTTCAAGCTTGTCATTGAACTCCAACGTTAACCCTTGGATATCAGGTGTGAACCAGCTAGAGAACATGCCGCTGACGTCTTCTAGCATTGCCTGCATCTGTGGTAACAGGCTCTCTAGTTGTGCAACTTCAACAGTTCCAGCTAAAGGTTCCTGTGTCATGACAACGAGCGAATATGCACACTCTTGTTCTTGGGTTTGTACAAAGATAAGAGGGTTTGCTGAGCGCAGGTTTTGATCTACAGGTAGAAGCAGCTCATTCGCAGCAGACACTTTTAGCTCTTCATAGTGTTCTTCTTTCTCCATCCAAGCTTTGCTGATGTGGCAGGTTTTCTGTGCTTGTTGGTCAACAAAGAACACCGCAACTTTGATATCATCGTGCCCTTCTTTGGTGTTGTTTTTCAGCTGAGTATAGAGTTTAGAATACGTGAACATATATTCTTGCGCCGAAGCTGGAAGAGAAACCCCAAAACTTAAAGTGGCTAATAAAGCGAGTGCTGTCTTTTTCATTACTATAATCTTGTTGAAGTTGAGCGTTTATAAATAGAAAGAGCAGCCAATGAGCTGCTCTTTTGCGATATTGCTTGGTGTCAAACGGACTAAAGAAGTCAATCAAACGGATATCCAAATGAGTTACTTTTCCCAGTATACCTTGTTGTGACGGATCATAGCTTGTAAATCAGTCACATAGTCTGAACCTCGCTCAGAATATTTTAACAAGCCATTGGTCAATTCGGTCGCCGTTTCTTTGGTTAACAGATCATTACCACTTGCTGCCAGTTGCGCACGAATGGCTCTTAAATCTGCATAGGCACGGTTGCGATTAAGGTTCATGAAGTAACGGTGTACGGATTCTTGGCTTGAAGAAAATGTTGCTACTTCATGCGAGCTGCCTTCATTACGTTGTAGCGGAACAAGGCCACAACCTTTGGTGTAACACCAATGTCCGAAATAGTTGTTTGCTTTGGTGGCGAAACGTGATGTCCCCCACGCTGATTCATTAGCAGCCTGTGTCAGTACCAGCGCCTCTGGCAGTACGTTGACACGGTTAAGCATTTCCGCCAACCATGTCTGTTCTATACCAGTGCTAGGTACCGGTAAGCGGTACAACTTCCCTAACCTTTTCGCATAAGAAATGTCTTCAGAATCAATACGACTTAAACCAGATTCAGAGAGCTTAGTTAAAAACGCACGTTCTTTGGTGATACGTTTGTTTTCAATCTTGATGCTTGGGCGTAGGAACGAGAAAAACGCGTCTTTTTTCTCGTTTACATCCTCAATAGCCGCAAAATTTGGTGCGCTTGAAGCAACAGTTAAGTCATCAAATTGGTCTGCTGAATTAGAGCTCTGTTCTGTCGTACGTCGGCGTTCTTCTTCTTGGTAAAGATATGGGCCAATCAGTGAGATAGAACCCACGATTGCTAGTGTTGTTACTTTGAGCGCAAGAGATTTACTCGCGCTGCTTTTGTCGTTATTACGCATCGAAGACCTGCGGGTTTTTGTTTTTGTTACCATGGCTACTGTTGTTGCCGTTATTGTTACCGCCATCGCTGTCGTCATCGTCATCGCTCATTGGGCGGTCTGATGCAACTATCTTCAGCTTGATGCCAAACATCTCACGGTAAACGATACCTTTCACGTGGAAGAAGAATGGAAGAACGAAGATCAAGCCAATGCCGTACATCATCGCAGCAACGATGAACATCAGCATAACCATTAGATATATAGACGCGACTACGAAGATCTTCTTATTTACTGCTCTTAGAGAAAGTAATAGCGATTGCATCGGTGGAACTTTTTTATCACAAATCAGCAGAATTGAGTTGCTGAACGCAAGTGAGAAGTAGATAGACAGAAATGGCAGAATCATACCAGCGATGCCTTGAAGCATTAGGCTGAACAAAGTCACTAGAATAACGGGGATCGTAAACTGTAAACCTTTGCCTATGTGGCGCACTTTAGTTTGAAGACCTGCAGCGTGGCTCATTGCCATTAAACAGATCCCGGCATAGATAGGTGCACTGACGACTTCATAGCTAAAATTAGCAATGAAAATCGATTCAACGATCTGTGGTGTAAAGGCCTCAGGGTCGATTACCGCATCTAAGATAACCGCAGGGTCACCAAGTTGCAGTTTTAGTGCGATATAAAAGATAGCCAATTGTACGAACATCAGCGCAACAATCGCGGGGGAAAACGAAAGAAAGTGACTTATCGTATGTTTCCAAGCTTCTTGGAATACAGCCGTTGCTTTGAGCTCATAGTCGCCGGAAAGTGCACGGTCGATACTACCGCCCAAATTAAAATCTTTTTCGATGTCGTTGTTCATATTGATACCTAGGTGCGCCAACTAAACGAAGGCACCTAACTTATTGATAAAAAATTACCTTCATTATACCCATATGTCGGATGCAAACTAAAATATGAATCTGTAACAAGGCTTGCTTTTACGTCTTAATGGTTAATAATTAGACACTTGTTAGGGTGTGAACCCAACAAATAACAGTATGGTAAAGGATGTTTACTTTTACCTGCGAATTTTTTTGTCTTCGAAAGATAAAAAATGCTTTGAATTCACGTTTTTGGTGATTATGATGCGCGCCTTAGAGGTGTATAGCAACAGGTCTCAAATAGAACCAAGGTGGAGAAAAACAGACGTTGAACGCTAAAAAATCAGTAGGGAAGCCAGTCGTACAGCTAACTGGCATCAGTAAAAGTTTCGATGGTAAGGAAGTCATCGGCAATCTGGATTTAAACGTAAATCATGGTGAGTTTCTCACGATTTTAGGCCCATCAGGTTGTGGTAAAACAACCGTGCTAAGAATGATTGCGGGTTTTGAAACGGCGGATAGTGGTGAAATACTATTAGCTGGACAGAACGTAACCCAAGTTCCTGCTGAACAAAGGTATGTAAACACTGTTTTCCAAAGCTATGCCCTATTCCCGCATATGACCGTTTTCGATAATGTGGCATTTGGCTTACGCATGCAGAAAGTTCCAAGCAGCGAGATTGAACCTCGTGTAATGGATGCTTTGAAAATGGTGCGCTTAGAACAAATGGCACAACGAAAGCCACACCAGCTATCTGGCGGCCAACAGCAACGTATCGCAATCGCTCGAGCTGTCGTTAATAAGCCTAAAGTTCTCTTGTTGGATGAATCTCTATCTGCTCTGGATTACAAACTACGTAAACAGATGCAAATCGAGCTGAAACAACTGCAACGCCAACTTGGTATCACGTTCATTTTTGTAACGCATGACCAAGAAGAAGCGCTGTCTATGTCTGACCGCATCATTGTTATGCGTGATGGCGTGATTGAACAAGACGGAACACCAAGAGAGATCTACGAAGAGCCTAAAAACCTATTCGTAGCGCGTTTCATTGGTGAAATTAACGTATTCGAAGCGACAGCTAAATCTCGTCAAGATGAAAAGCGCATTGTTGCGACAATCGAAGGTGAAGAGTCCATTATCTATCACGATGAAGACGTAACACCGGGTCAAAAACTGCAAGTATTGCTTCGCCCTGAAGATCTTCGCATCGAAGAAATCAAAGAGTCTGAGCAACGCGGTATTGTTGGCCACATTGTCGAGCGAACCTATAAAGGCATGACATTAGATTCAGTCGTAGAACTTGAATCGGGTATGCGTGTCATGGTTAGCGAATTCTTCAACGAAGATGACCCTGACGTTGATCACTCACTGGGCCAAAAAGTCGCAGTAACTTGGGTTGAGAGCTGGGAAGTGGTATTAGAAGATGAGCAAGAAGTTTAATTTACAGAACGCAATTGTTGCTTTAATCACAGGTTGGTTAGTGCTGTTCGTGATGATTCCAAACATCATGATCATCGGTACTAGCTTCTTAACTCGTGATGAAGCTAACTTGATTGAGATGACCTTTACTCTCGATAACTATGTGCGTTTGGCTGATCCGCTGTATTTTAAGGTGCTGATGCACTCTTTCTATATGGCAATCGTTGCCACCCTGCTTTGTTTAATCATTGGTTACCCGTTCGCCTATATCGTGGCAAAAATGCCTGCGAAGTGGCGTCCAATCATGTTGTTCCTCGTGATTGTACCATTTTGGACTAACTCACTGATTCGTACTTACGGACTAAAAGTGGTTTTGGGTACTCAAGGGGTACTGAACAAAGGTTTGTTAGCGTTAGATATTATCGATAAGCCGCTACGCATCATGTACTCAGAAACCGCAGTAATGATTGGTTTGGTGTATATCCTACTTCCATTCATGATTTTGCCGCTGTATTCAGCGATTGAAAAACTGGACGATACATACCTAGAAGCGGCTAAAGATTTAGGTGCGAACAAACTGCAAACGCTATTGAAAGTCGTGTTACCACTGACTATGCCAGGTATTGTCGGCGGTTGTTTATTAGTGTTATTACCCGCATTAGGTATGTTCTACATCTCTGACCTATTAGGTGGAGCAAAGAATCTGCTGATTGGTAACGTGATTAAGAGCCAAGTACTCAATGCTCGAGACTGGCCGTTTGGCGCTGCGACGAGTATTGCACTGACTGTAGCAATGGCTGTGATGCTGTATGCCTACTACCGAGCAGGTAAGCTATTGAACAAGAAAGTGGAGCTAGACTAATGGGGCGCACAGTTAAGTTCAGCTTTATGGCGCTGGTATACGCTTTTTTATACCTACCGATTATTGTATTGATTGCTAACTCATTTAATGCCAACAAGTTCGGTATGAAATGGGGTGGTTTCACCACTAAATGGTATGACGCGCTTATTAACAATGACAGCCTAATGCAGGCTGCGTGGCATTCGATCAACGTAGCGGTGTTCTCAGCAACAGCCGCAACCATTGTCGGGAGCCTCACAGCAGTAGCCCTATTCCGTTATCAATTTAAAGGTAAAGGCATCGTAAATGGCATGCTGTTCATCGTAATGATGTCACCAGATATCGTAATGGCGATTTCGCTTCTTGCACTATTTTTGGTAATGGGTGTTCAACTGGGGTTCTTTACCCTACTTGCTGCTCACATTACCTTCTGTCTACCGTTCGTTGTGGTAACGGTTTACAGTCGCTTGAATGGCTTTGATGTGAAGATGCTAGAAGCAGCAAAAGACTTAGGTGCAAGTGAGTGGACGATTCTAAAGCAGATCATTCTACCTCTTGCTAAGCCAGCGGTTGCTGCGGGTTGGTTATTGAGCTTCACTCTGTCTTTGGACGATGTGATCATCAGCTCTTTCGTAACCGGCCCAACGTATGAAATCTTACCACTGAAGATTTACTCAATGGTTAAAGTGGGTATCTCTCCGGAGGTAAACGCCCTAGCAACAGTGATGTTAGTGGTGTCGTTAATACTGGTGATCATTTCTCAGTTATTAGCGAGAGAAAAAATCAAGTAAGTCTCCTACTCTATACAGAGACAGGCTTGATAAGAAGTTAACAAACTTCAAGTTAAAAAAGTGTTAATCATAAACAGAATGGTAAATTACCATTCTGTTTTTCTATCTACTGCCTTCGGGCAACGTTTAGTTTGGAGCTAACGTCAATGAAAAAATGGGCTACTCTATTAGCTGGTAGTGCATGTGCGCTTTCAATGTTATCTGCACCATCATTTGCAAAAGATAACAAAGAATTGGTATTCATGAACTGGGGACCTTACATCAACAGTGAGATTCTAGAACAGTTCACTGATGAAACTGGAATCAAGGTTATCTACTCAACTTACGAGTCGAACGAAACCTTGTACGCAAAGCTAAAAACACACAACAAAGGTTACGACCTAGTTGTGCCGTCGACTTACTTCGTTTCTAAGATGCGTGACGAAGGTATGCTACAAAAGATCGACAAAACTAAGCTGAACAACTTCAAGAACCTAGATACTAACTACCTAGATAAGCCGTACGACCCAAGCAACGACTACTCTATTCCACACGTAGTTGCTATCACAGGTCTTGCTGTTAACACTGACATGTACGATCCGGAAGATTTCCAAAGCTGGGCTGATCTATGGAAGCCAGAGCTTGAAGGTCAACTGATGATGATGGACGACACGCGTGAAGTGTTCCATATCGCACTACGTAAGTTAGGTTACTCTGGTAACACAACAAACGAAAAAGAGATCGACGAAGCTTATGCTGAGCTACAAAAGTTAATGCCGAACGTTCTAGTATTTAACTCAGACAACCCAGGCGCGCCATATATGTCTGGTGAAGTGGGTCTTGGTATGCTGTGGAACGGTTCAGCTGCTGCAGCGCAAAACGAAGGTCTACCAATCAAACTGGTTTTCCCAAAAGAAGGCGGTATCGGTTGGGTTGATAACTTTGCAATTAGCTCTGGTGCGGTAAACGTAGAAGCGGCTCATAAGATGATCGACTTCCTACTTCGCCCAGAAATCGCAGAGCAAATCTCTCGTGACACAGGCTACCTAACGGCAGTTAAAGCGTCTAACGAGAAGTTCAAAGACAGCCCAGCGCTGTTCCCGTCACAAGAAGACCTTGATCGTGTGGAATGGCAAGCTGCGGTTGGCGATAAGACAGTGAAGTACGAAGATTACTTCATGAAGCTTAAAGCCGGTCAGTAAGCGAGTTTGTTATCTAATTACTCCGGTCAACATAGGCTTGTTAAGTAACTGGTTTACTTAACAAGCCTAGTTAGGTAATCAACAAGTTAAAAATAAGAATATCAATCAATAGGCAGCTTTGGCTGCCTATTTTGTTATATCACTGCTATAATTTAGCGCGATTTTTAGAAATCCATTTACTTTGGGTTCAATACCCAGCTCCAAATCAAACAAATGAACGGAACAGTAATGAAAAAAACACTGTATACCGGCGCATTGTGTGCTGCTACTTTACTTTCTACATCCTCTTTCGCAGCTGACCAAGAACTGTATTTTTACAACTGGTCTGAATATATTCCAAATGAAGTACTAGAAGACTTCACCGAAGAAACTGGTATTAAAGTCTATTACTCAACTTATGAGTCTAACGAAAGCATGTACGCTAAGTTAAAAACTCAAGGTACGGGTTACGACTTGGTAGTTCCTTCTACTTACTTCGTTTCTAAGATGCGTAAAGAAGGCATGCTTCAAGAGCTTGATAAAACTAAGCTAAGCCACTTTGCAGATTTGGACCCAAATTACTTAGATAAGCCATTTGACCCAAACAACAACTACTCGATCCCATACATCTGGGGCGCAACGGGTATTGGTATCAACTCAGATATGCTAGACAAGTCTTCAGTTAAAAACTGGGGCGATCTGTGGGATACACAGTGGGAAGGTCAACTGATGATGATGGATGACTCTCGTGAGGTTTTCCATATCGCACTGTCTAAACTGGGTTACTCTCCAAACACGACTAACCCTGAAGAAATCAAAGAAGCATACGAAGAACTTCGTAAGCTGATGCCAAACGTATTGGTATTTAACTCCGATTTTCCAGCAAACCCTTACCTAGCGGGTGAAGTGTCTCTTGGTATGCTTTGGAATGGCTCTGCTTACATGGCACGCCAAGAAGGCGCAACGATTGACATTATCTGGCCAGAGAAAGGCGCTATCTTCTGGATGGACAGCCTAGCGATTCCAGCAGGTGCTAAGAACACTGAAGCGGCACATAAGATGATCGACTTCCTTCTTCGTCCAGAGAACGCTGCGAAAATTGCTCTAGAGATCGGTTACCCAACACCAGTTAAAACTGCTTACCCCCTTCTTCCGAAAGAATTTTCTGAAGATAAGAATGTTTTCCCGCCACAATCAGTGATGGATAATGGTGTTTGGCAAGACGAAGTTGGTGAAGCGAGCGTTATTTATGACGAGTACTTCCAAAAACTTAAAGTAGACAACTAATTCGTTAGCAAAAGTTTAATTGTTGCTAATAAGTTAAATAAAGCGGCGTAAGCCGCTTTATTTTTATCCAGGAATTATATAGGATTGAGCAAACAATACGAAGTGCGATTACATATGCAAGCAAACCCTATCCTGTTAGTTGTGACTTTTATGCTTTTAGCGTCACTTTTGATGCTTGGCCTGAGTTCATTTCTTCATATTGAATCAAATTATGATTTGTTTTTCGAAACAAATA is drawn from Vibrio sp. SNU_ST1 and contains these coding sequences:
- a CDS encoding sulfite exporter TauE/SafE family protein gives rise to the protein MTPDWIGAFVVGLIGAGHCMGMCGGIASLLSIGNSKPSPIIPLLYNLGRLLSYAVIGGVIGGAISSIGQLSDFNALLGWLRLFAAGFMIVLGLYIGKWWFGLLFFEKVGQKLWRYISPVGKSFLPLKHPSHALPFGFIWGWLPCGLVYSMLTWAAVSGSWYNGAGIMLAFGLGTLPAMLTVGMGANFLKKLQQADLFRQFGAILILIYGFYTGYMALQLIIYTV
- a CDS encoding FNR family transcription factor; translated protein: MISEKPVTKRVQSGGCAIHCQDCSISQLCIPFTLNESELDQLDQIIERKKPIQKGQELFKAGDELKSLYAIRSGTIKSYTITEQGDEQITAFHLAGDLVGFDAITGDMHPSFAQALETSMVCEIPYEILDDLSGKMPKLRQQIMRLMSNEIKGDQEMILLLSKKNAEERLAAFLYNLSTRFSQRGFSPREFRLTMTRGDIGNYLGLTVETISRLLGRFQKADILSVKGKYITIEDHDALMELAGVSKE
- the uspE gene encoding universal stress protein UspE gives rise to the protein MSIYNKILVVADINHDEQPALVRAIQLAKKSTSTSYITFFLSIYDFSYDMTSMLSVDERDAMRKGVIHQREIWMNKVAVPYLDDSIEFNVQVVWHNRPYEAIIAEVYSGEHDILIKGTRKHDTLESVIFTPTDWHLLRKCPSPVLLVKNDFWPEHAKIYASVHVGSETETHLELNDTMVDRLLEITGRLDADPFLVNAYPVTPANITIELPEFDPTSYTDAVRGHHLTAMKALRQKHGMSEEQTVVEQGLPEDVIPRVASENNAAMVILGTTGRTGLSAVFIGNTAEHVIDKINCDVLALKPSGYVSPLDPNLSIG
- the ttcA gene encoding tRNA 2-thiocytidine(32) synthetase TtcA, coding for MNQNENKKETLEFNKLQKRLRRNVGNAIVDYNMIEENDVVMACISGGKDSFAMLDILLRLREAAPIKFDVVAVNLDQKQPGFPEHILPEYFETLNIPYYIVDKDTYSVVKEKVPEGKTTCGLCSRLRRGTLYSFAEKIGATKIALGHHLDDIVETMFLNMFHGARLKAMPPKLRSDDGRNVVIRPLTYCRETDLIQYAEHLEFPIIPCNLCGSQENLQRQNIKAMLIDWDKKTPGRVEKIFKSIQNVSPSQLADRELFDFVNLPLDRSEDRKAYEFEEAEVSSSNIDESMFIDVTNV
- a CDS encoding DUF2987 domain-containing protein; the encoded protein is MKKTALALLATLSFGVSLPASAQEYMFTYSKLYTQLKNNTKEGHDDIKVAVFFVDQQAQKTCHISKAWMEKEEHYEELKVSAANELLLPVDQNLRSANPLIFVQTQEQECAYSLVVMTQEPLAGTVEVAQLESLLPQMQAMLEDVSGMFSSWFTPDIQGLTLEFNDKLEGNIALSNGKQIPIKEGRAKFTLEELTGSDSITLPEPTVRVLPYIPAQ
- a CDS encoding glucosaminidase domain-containing protein: MRNNDKSSASKSLALKVTTLAIVGSISLIGPYLYQEEERRRTTEQSSNSADQFDDLTVASSAPNFAAIEDVNEKKDAFFSFLRPSIKIENKRITKERAFLTKLSESGLSRIDSEDISYAKRLGKLYRLPVPSTGIEQTWLAEMLNRVNVLPEALVLTQAANESAWGTSRFATKANNYFGHWCYTKGCGLVPLQRNEGSSHEVATFSSSQESVHRYFMNLNRNRAYADLRAIRAQLAASGNDLLTKETATELTNGLLKYSERGSDYVTDLQAMIRHNKVYWEK
- the potA gene encoding spermidine/putrescine ABC transporter ATP-binding protein PotA, producing MNAKKSVGKPVVQLTGISKSFDGKEVIGNLDLNVNHGEFLTILGPSGCGKTTVLRMIAGFETADSGEILLAGQNVTQVPAEQRYVNTVFQSYALFPHMTVFDNVAFGLRMQKVPSSEIEPRVMDALKMVRLEQMAQRKPHQLSGGQQQRIAIARAVVNKPKVLLLDESLSALDYKLRKQMQIELKQLQRQLGITFIFVTHDQEEALSMSDRIIVMRDGVIEQDGTPREIYEEPKNLFVARFIGEINVFEATAKSRQDEKRIVATIEGEESIIYHDEDVTPGQKLQVLLRPEDLRIEEIKESEQRGIVGHIVERTYKGMTLDSVVELESGMRVMVSEFFNEDDPDVDHSLGQKVAVTWVESWEVVLEDEQEV
- the potB gene encoding spermidine/putrescine ABC transporter permease PotB, which produces MSKKFNLQNAIVALITGWLVLFVMIPNIMIIGTSFLTRDEANLIEMTFTLDNYVRLADPLYFKVLMHSFYMAIVATLLCLIIGYPFAYIVAKMPAKWRPIMLFLVIVPFWTNSLIRTYGLKVVLGTQGVLNKGLLALDIIDKPLRIMYSETAVMIGLVYILLPFMILPLYSAIEKLDDTYLEAAKDLGANKLQTLLKVVLPLTMPGIVGGCLLVLLPALGMFYISDLLGGAKNLLIGNVIKSQVLNARDWPFGAATSIALTVAMAVMLYAYYRAGKLLNKKVELD
- the potC gene encoding spermidine/putrescine ABC transporter permease PotC, producing the protein MGRTVKFSFMALVYAFLYLPIIVLIANSFNANKFGMKWGGFTTKWYDALINNDSLMQAAWHSINVAVFSATAATIVGSLTAVALFRYQFKGKGIVNGMLFIVMMSPDIVMAISLLALFLVMGVQLGFFTLLAAHITFCLPFVVVTVYSRLNGFDVKMLEAAKDLGASEWTILKQIILPLAKPAVAAGWLLSFTLSLDDVIISSFVTGPTYEILPLKIYSMVKVGISPEVNALATVMLVVSLILVIISQLLAREKIK
- a CDS encoding extracellular solute-binding protein, whose product is MKKWATLLAGSACALSMLSAPSFAKDNKELVFMNWGPYINSEILEQFTDETGIKVIYSTYESNETLYAKLKTHNKGYDLVVPSTYFVSKMRDEGMLQKIDKTKLNNFKNLDTNYLDKPYDPSNDYSIPHVVAITGLAVNTDMYDPEDFQSWADLWKPELEGQLMMMDDTREVFHIALRKLGYSGNTTNEKEIDEAYAELQKLMPNVLVFNSDNPGAPYMSGEVGLGMLWNGSAAAAQNEGLPIKLVFPKEGGIGWVDNFAISSGAVNVEAAHKMIDFLLRPEIAEQISRDTGYLTAVKASNEKFKDSPALFPSQEDLDRVEWQAAVGDKTVKYEDYFMKLKAGQ
- a CDS encoding extracellular solute-binding protein; the protein is MKKTLYTGALCAATLLSTSSFAADQELYFYNWSEYIPNEVLEDFTEETGIKVYYSTYESNESMYAKLKTQGTGYDLVVPSTYFVSKMRKEGMLQELDKTKLSHFADLDPNYLDKPFDPNNNYSIPYIWGATGIGINSDMLDKSSVKNWGDLWDTQWEGQLMMMDDSREVFHIALSKLGYSPNTTNPEEIKEAYEELRKLMPNVLVFNSDFPANPYLAGEVSLGMLWNGSAYMARQEGATIDIIWPEKGAIFWMDSLAIPAGAKNTEAAHKMIDFLLRPENAAKIALEIGYPTPVKTAYPLLPKEFSEDKNVFPPQSVMDNGVWQDEVGEASVIYDEYFQKLKVDN